In Thermodesulfobacteriota bacterium, a single genomic region encodes these proteins:
- the rplJ gene encoding 50S ribosomal protein L10 produces the protein MLSRAAKEEIVREYGEKFKTNPFLFVVEYKGLTVKEMESLRAKLRKTQADFKVLKNTLLRIASRETEVERIKDLFEGPTAVAICKDDPVSVAKVFAESVKEFPVLKLKGGIIEGRVVDADEMIKLSKLPSKQVLFSQLLGLLSSPLGNFMGTLTELQRRLLYALNAVKEIKAKEEK, from the coding sequence ATGTTATCAAGAGCAGCGAAAGAAGAGATCGTCAGGGAATATGGCGAAAAATTCAAGACGAATCCTTTCCTTTTCGTGGTCGAATATAAAGGGCTTACGGTAAAGGAGATGGAATCGCTCAGGGCGAAACTCAGGAAGACTCAAGCGGATTTTAAGGTCTTGAAGAATACTCTTCTGAGGATAGCATCGCGGGAGACCGAGGTGGAGAGAATTAAGGACCTCTTCGAAGGTCCTACAGCCGTGGCAATCTGCAAGGATGACCCGGTATCGGTAGCCAAGGTATTTGCCGAGTCTGTTAAAGAGTTTCCGGTGCTCAAGCTTAAAGGAGGAATCATCGAGGGCAGAGTGGTCGATGCAGACGAAATGATAAAGCTCTCCAAGCTTCCTTCCAAGCAGGTTCTTTTTTCTCAGTTGTTGGGACTTCTATCGAGCCCGCTTGGCAATTTTATGGGCACTCTAACAGAGCTTCAGAGACGCTTGCTTTACGCGTTAAATGCGGTCAAGGAAATCAAAGCAAAAGAGGAAAAATAA
- the rplL gene encoding 50S ribosomal protein L7/L12, with translation MADVTRADVISYLERASMLEISELIKEIEDKFGVKAAAPQVAMVAGVGGAGTEAGEAKAAEAEKTEFNVVLKAVGDNKIQVIKVVRELTALGLKEAKELVEGAPKTVKEGVKKEDAEGMKKKLEEAGATVEIN, from the coding sequence ATGGCAGATGTAACAAGAGCGGATGTTATCTCCTATCTGGAACGCGCCAGCATGCTGGAGATTTCTGAGTTGATCAAGGAGATCGAGGATAAATTCGGAGTAAAAGCAGCGGCGCCCCAGGTAGCTATGGTAGCCGGAGTGGGCGGTGCGGGTACTGAGGCCGGCGAGGCAAAAGCGGCCGAGGCCGAGAAAACGGAGTTCAACGTAGTATTGAAAGCAGTAGGCGACAACAAGATACAGGTGATTAAAGTTGTCAGGGAGCTTACTGCCCTTGGTCTAAAAGAGGCCAAAGAGCTGGTGGAAGGCGCTCCGAAGACGGTAAAGGAGGGTGTAAAGAAAGAGGATGCGGAGGGGATGAAAAAGAAGTTGGAAGAGGCCGGTGCAACGGTAGAAATTAATTGA
- the purF gene encoding amidophosphoribosyltransferase codes for MPKIREECGVFGIYGHNEAANLTYLGLHALQHRGQESAGIVTSDGTHLYTHREMGLVSDIFTEEVISKLPGRNAIGHVRYSTAGSSHVKNSQPIVIAYSRGELAIAHNGNLTNARTLREELEQAGAIFQSTTDTEVMVHLIARSKEETLVKRIIEALLKCKGAYSLLFLSPEFMIATRDAYGFRPLVLGRLGDATVVASETCAFDLIEAEFLREIEPGEILVIGENGMESFKPFPEVNHKHCVFEFIYFARPDSFLFARNVYQVRKELGKQLAKEQPVDADIVIAVPDSGVPAAIGFSEESGLPLELGLLRSHYIGRTFIEPQQSIRNFGVKLKLNAIRDVLLEKRVVIIDDSIVRGTTSRKIVKMIRAAGAKEVHMRISSPPMKFSCYYGVDTPTKEELIANSLDVEEINKYITSDSLGYLSLEGVMKAVESYKRLEGRESFCDACFTGNYPVEITDSKSNFRQLHLFDR; via the coding sequence ATGCCTAAAATCAGAGAAGAGTGTGGAGTATTCGGTATCTACGGCCATAACGAGGCGGCTAACCTCACCTATCTAGGACTCCATGCGCTCCAGCACCGGGGACAGGAAAGCGCCGGCATCGTCACATCGGACGGGACACACTTATACACCCATCGGGAGATGGGGCTAGTGTCCGATATATTCACCGAAGAGGTCATTTCAAAGCTCCCCGGAAGAAATGCCATCGGACACGTCCGGTATTCAACCGCCGGCTCTAGCCATGTAAAGAACTCCCAGCCCATAGTGATTGCTTACTCCCGCGGAGAGCTGGCCATAGCCCATAACGGAAACCTGACCAACGCCAGGACGCTCCGAGAAGAGCTCGAACAGGCCGGAGCAATATTTCAATCCACCACCGATACCGAAGTAATGGTACATCTCATAGCCCGGTCAAAGGAAGAGACCCTGGTGAAGAGAATAATCGAAGCTCTACTCAAATGTAAGGGGGCCTATTCTCTATTGTTTTTATCTCCCGAATTCATGATCGCTACCAGGGATGCCTACGGGTTTAGACCCCTGGTGTTGGGAAGGCTCGGGGATGCAACCGTGGTCGCATCGGAGACATGCGCATTCGATCTGATCGAGGCCGAGTTTCTAAGGGAGATAGAGCCCGGAGAGATCCTGGTAATCGGTGAGAATGGAATGGAATCCTTCAAACCCTTTCCGGAAGTAAATCATAAACACTGCGTCTTTGAGTTTATCTACTTTGCCCGGCCGGACAGCTTTTTATTCGCCAGAAACGTCTATCAGGTGAGAAAAGAACTGGGAAAACAATTGGCGAAGGAGCAGCCCGTCGATGCCGATATAGTCATAGCCGTGCCCGACTCCGGCGTCCCCGCAGCAATCGGATTCTCGGAGGAATCCGGACTCCCGCTCGAACTAGGGCTCTTGAGAAGCCACTACATAGGAAGAACGTTTATCGAGCCTCAACAATCTATCAGAAACTTCGGGGTGAAGCTAAAACTAAATGCCATAAGGGATGTTCTACTGGAGAAGAGGGTGGTTATAATCGACGACTCAATCGTCAGAGGCACGACCAGCAGGAAAATAGTGAAGATGATCCGAGCGGCCGGAGCCAAGGAAGTGCACATGAGGATAAGCTCACCACCCATGAAATTCTCATGCTATTACGGCGTGGATACGCCAACCAAGGAAGAGTTAATCGCCAATTCCCTGGATGTAGAGGAGATCAATAAATACATAACCTCTGACTCTCTGGGCTACCTCAGTCTTGAAGGCGTGATGAAGGCGGTGGAGAGTTATAAACGACTGGAAGGCCGCGAAAGCTTCTGCGACGCCTGCTTCACCGGAAATTACCCGGTAGAAATAACCGACTCAAAAAGCAATTTCAGACAGCTTCATCTGTTTGATAGATAA
- the rpoC gene encoding DNA-directed RNA polymerase subunit beta', whose product MDIDTLFEKPKNPSDYSAVKISIASPDKIKDWSHGEVRKPETINYRTFKPERSGLFCAKIFGPVKDYECLCGKYKRLKHRGHTCEKCGVEVISSKVRRERMGHIELSSPVAHIWFLRSIPSRIGMLLDMTLKDLEKVLYYEAYVVLDPGATRLKFGEVLSEDRYRKLLEEYGPTFKVGMGAETIREMLKKIDLVELSEQLRVEMRNASSPIKRARIAKRLRIVEAFRQSKNRPEWMILTRIPILPPDLRPLVPLDGGRFATSDLNDLYRRVINRNNRLKKLLELGAPDIIVRNEKRMLQESVDALFENGRRGRPVLGHNHRPLKSLSDIIKGKQGRFRQNLLGKRVDYSGRSVIVVGPELKLHQCGLPKQMALELFRPFIYQKLEKWGTAATIKIAKKLVEQEAPIVWDALDEVIKEHPVLLNRAPTLHRLSIQAFEPILIEDKAIQIHPLVCPAYNADFDGDQMAVHVPLSIEAQTECRSLVMSTNNILSSAHGKPIILPTQDIVLGVYYMTREMPFDRGEGKVFSSIEEVRMAYDSGEVGIHSRISVRIDGVMYNTTVGRVLLYEIMPKVVPFELVNKVMTKRAIEELIDTCFRIAGGKSTVILADRLRTLGFEYSTRAGISISINDMTIPEKKKELLDKAYKEVVKVQNQYSQGLITDGERYNKVIDIWAKTSDEVAHEMMSELSVDILKNENGGDTKRPSSNPIYMMVDSGARGSQTQVRQLAGMRGLMAKPSGEIIETPITSNFREGLTVLQYFISTHGARKGLADTALKTANAGYLTRRLIDVAQDMMVTEYDCGTIEGIVVGDLVEGGEIIDRVGERVLGRVVLEDIKDPVTQDIIVKANEEIDEQAARKIDEAASLSEVRIRSVLTCEARHGVCVLCYGRNLATGRLVNIGEAVGIIAAQSIGEPGTQLTMRTFHIGGAASQRVAESTLESQHEGVVKLIGVRSVRNKDGNLVVINRTGILAIVDDKGYERERYPVVLGARLRVEEGSPVKEGTLLAEWDPYTTPFISEVGGRVNFQDLEEGISMKEQVDEVTGIYKKVVVESKSPDIHPAIVISDGDGRGVQYSLPVGAILEKNEGDIVHAGDILAKIPRETAKTKDITGGLPRVAELFEARIPRDPAIVSEIDGIVSFGKDLKGKRRIVITPDVGEPKEHLVPRGKHVLIRDGERVKAGDQLVDGAVNPHDILRIRGEKALDRYLVDEIQEVYRLQGVKINDKHIEVIVKQMLRRVRIKDPGDTTFLVGEAVEKSVFFEENERVASQGGKPASAEPLLLGITRASLSTDSWLSAASFQETTRVLTEAACEGKEDYLRGLKENVIMGRLIPAGTGLPMYRNLDLEIAAPEIAVPVPVQEKQQDQL is encoded by the coding sequence TTGGATATAGATACCCTTTTTGAGAAACCAAAGAATCCCTCGGATTATTCGGCGGTAAAAATCTCCATCGCCTCTCCTGATAAAATAAAGGATTGGTCCCATGGAGAGGTCAGAAAACCGGAAACGATTAATTACAGAACATTTAAACCGGAGAGGAGCGGGCTTTTTTGTGCCAAGATCTTCGGCCCGGTTAAGGATTATGAGTGCCTTTGCGGCAAGTATAAAAGACTGAAACACCGGGGACACACCTGTGAAAAATGCGGGGTGGAAGTGATATCCAGTAAGGTTAGACGTGAAAGGATGGGCCATATCGAGCTTTCGTCCCCAGTTGCCCATATTTGGTTTTTGCGGAGTATCCCCAGCCGGATCGGGATGCTCCTGGATATGACCCTCAAGGACCTGGAAAAGGTGCTTTATTACGAGGCCTATGTTGTGTTAGACCCCGGCGCTACGCGGCTTAAATTTGGTGAGGTTTTGAGCGAGGATAGATACAGAAAATTGCTTGAGGAATATGGGCCCACGTTTAAGGTGGGGATGGGTGCGGAGACGATCAGAGAGATGTTGAAGAAGATAGACCTGGTCGAGCTGTCCGAGCAACTAAGGGTGGAGATGAGAAATGCAAGCTCCCCCATCAAGAGGGCCAGGATAGCTAAGAGGCTCAGAATCGTCGAGGCATTCAGACAGTCAAAGAATCGTCCTGAATGGATGATACTCACTAGAATTCCCATACTACCCCCGGACCTGAGGCCGCTGGTACCACTCGACGGCGGCAGATTTGCTACATCCGACCTGAATGACCTCTACCGGAGGGTCATAAATAGGAACAATCGCCTTAAAAAACTGCTGGAGCTCGGAGCGCCGGACATAATTGTACGGAATGAAAAGAGGATGCTCCAGGAGTCGGTGGATGCGCTATTCGAGAACGGACGCCGCGGCAGACCGGTTCTTGGGCATAACCATCGGCCATTGAAGAGTTTAAGCGACATAATAAAGGGAAAACAGGGCCGGTTCAGGCAGAACCTCTTGGGTAAAAGGGTGGATTATTCCGGACGCTCGGTAATCGTAGTAGGGCCTGAGCTCAAGCTTCATCAGTGTGGCCTGCCCAAGCAAATGGCTCTCGAACTGTTCAGGCCTTTTATTTATCAGAAGCTGGAAAAATGGGGAACGGCAGCGACCATTAAAATAGCCAAAAAGCTGGTCGAGCAGGAGGCGCCGATAGTATGGGACGCTCTTGACGAGGTGATTAAGGAGCATCCGGTACTCCTAAACCGTGCCCCCACGCTTCATCGTCTGAGCATTCAGGCCTTCGAGCCGATACTGATCGAAGACAAGGCTATTCAGATACATCCGCTGGTCTGCCCGGCCTACAACGCCGACTTTGACGGAGACCAGATGGCGGTGCATGTCCCGTTATCCATCGAGGCACAAACGGAATGCCGCTCGCTGGTTATGTCTACCAACAATATCCTGTCCTCCGCCCATGGGAAACCGATCATCCTCCCCACCCAGGACATAGTCCTGGGGGTTTATTACATGACCAGGGAGATGCCGTTTGACCGGGGGGAGGGAAAGGTATTCTCCTCGATCGAGGAAGTAAGAATGGCCTACGATTCTGGAGAGGTGGGGATTCACTCCCGGATCAGCGTCAGGATAGACGGCGTGATGTATAACACCACCGTTGGCCGTGTCCTCCTTTACGAGATCATGCCCAAGGTGGTTCCTTTTGAGCTGGTGAATAAGGTAATGACCAAGCGAGCCATAGAGGAATTAATCGATACCTGCTTCCGGATAGCCGGCGGCAAGAGCACGGTAATACTTGCCGACCGCCTGCGCACACTAGGGTTTGAATATTCAACCCGAGCCGGTATATCCATCTCCATCAACGATATGACCATACCGGAGAAAAAGAAAGAACTGCTGGACAAGGCTTATAAGGAAGTGGTGAAGGTACAGAACCAATACTCCCAGGGGCTCATCACCGATGGTGAGAGGTATAACAAGGTTATAGACATCTGGGCGAAGACCAGCGACGAGGTAGCCCATGAAATGATGAGCGAGCTGTCGGTGGATATTCTTAAGAATGAGAACGGAGGGGATACCAAACGGCCGAGTTCAAACCCGATATACATGATGGTCGATTCTGGGGCCAGGGGAAGCCAAACCCAGGTCCGTCAGCTTGCCGGCATGAGGGGGCTGATGGCTAAACCTTCCGGTGAGATTATAGAAACCCCGATTACCTCGAACTTCCGCGAAGGACTCACCGTGCTCCAGTACTTTATTTCCACACACGGGGCCAGAAAGGGACTGGCCGATACGGCTCTTAAGACGGCAAACGCCGGGTATCTTACCAGAAGACTGATTGATGTGGCCCAGGATATGATGGTGACCGAATACGATTGCGGTACAATCGAAGGAATCGTAGTGGGGGACCTGGTGGAAGGGGGAGAAATTATAGACCGGGTTGGTGAGAGGGTGTTGGGACGTGTGGTACTCGAAGACATAAAAGACCCGGTTACTCAAGATATAATAGTGAAGGCTAATGAAGAAATAGATGAACAGGCGGCAAGAAAGATAGATGAAGCTGCCAGCCTCTCTGAGGTAAGAATCAGGTCCGTCCTTACCTGTGAAGCCAGACACGGGGTATGCGTGCTCTGCTATGGCCGAAACCTAGCTACCGGGAGACTGGTGAACATCGGAGAGGCGGTGGGGATTATCGCCGCACAGTCCATAGGCGAGCCCGGTACACAGCTCACCATGAGGACCTTCCACATCGGTGGAGCAGCTAGCCAGAGGGTTGCCGAGAGCACCCTGGAGAGCCAGCATGAAGGGGTAGTTAAGCTCATTGGGGTAAGGTCTGTGAGAAATAAAGATGGAAATTTGGTAGTAATCAATCGTACCGGAATCTTGGCTATTGTGGACGATAAGGGATACGAGCGAGAAAGATACCCGGTTGTGCTCGGAGCGAGGTTAAGGGTCGAAGAAGGTTCTCCGGTGAAAGAGGGTACGCTTCTTGCGGAATGGGACCCGTACACCACGCCCTTTATTTCCGAGGTAGGCGGTCGGGTGAATTTCCAGGACCTGGAAGAAGGGATAAGCATGAAGGAACAGGTGGATGAGGTCACCGGTATTTATAAAAAGGTGGTAGTCGAGTCCAAGAGTCCGGATATACATCCGGCAATAGTCATCTCCGACGGAGACGGAAGGGGAGTCCAGTATTCTCTTCCGGTTGGGGCTATTCTAGAAAAGAATGAAGGGGATATAGTCCATGCCGGTGATATTCTAGCAAAGATCCCCCGGGAAACGGCTAAGACTAAGGACATTACTGGGGGGCTTCCCCGGGTGGCCGAGTTATTCGAGGCCAGAATCCCCAGGGACCCGGCAATCGTCAGCGAAATTGACGGCATAGTATCCTTTGGCAAAGACCTAAAGGGAAAAAGAAGGATCGTCATAACCCCAGACGTAGGTGAGCCTAAGGAACATCTAGTGCCACGGGGAAAACATGTTTTGATCCGGGATGGAGAGCGGGTCAAGGCTGGAGACCAGCTCGTTGACGGCGCGGTCAACCCACACGACATACTAAGAATCAGGGGTGAAAAGGCCCTAGACCGGTATCTGGTAGATGAAATTCAGGAAGTTTACCGGCTTCAGGGGGTTAAGATAAACGATAAGCACATCGAGGTCATCGTGAAGCAGATGCTTAGACGCGTCAGGATAAAGGACCCTGGGGATACAACCTTCCTGGTTGGAGAAGCCGTTGAGAAGAGTGTCTTCTTCGAGGAGAACGAAAGGGTTGCCAGTCAGGGCGGGAAGCCGGCCTCGGCGGAGCCGCTTCTTCTAGGTATAACCAGGGCTTCACTCAGCACCGATAGCTGGCTGTCGGCGGCGTCGTTCCAGGAAACGACCCGAGTGCTCACGGAGGCAGCCTGTGAGGGAAAAGAGGATTACCTGCGCGGACTCAAGGAAAACGTGATCATGGGAAGGCTGATCCCTGCTGGTACAGGGCTTCCTATGTATAGAAACCTGGACCTGGAGATTGCAGCACCGGAAATAGCCGTCCCTGTTCCCGTTCAAGAAAAACAGCAAGATCAATTGTAA
- the rplA gene encoding 50S ribosomal protein L1, translating into MARGKKYIEVKKAVDPSKSYTLSEALNLIEQTKTAKFDETVEVAVRLGIDPRQANQQIRSALVLPHGIGKQVRVLVFAKGEKVKEAEEAGADYVGAEDLVEKISKENWLDFEVAIATPDVMSLVGKLGKVLGPRGLMPSPKVGTVTFDVARAVSEAKAGRIEIKNDKGGVVHAPIGKVSFGAAKLRENFLAFMDSLQKMKPSSSKGVFIRKIVLSNTMGPGIKVDFANVRDELKGFEIAA; encoded by the coding sequence ATGGCTAGAGGAAAAAAGTATATTGAGGTTAAGAAGGCGGTAGACCCGTCAAAATCTTATACTCTTTCAGAGGCACTTAATCTTATCGAACAAACCAAGACTGCCAAATTTGATGAGACTGTGGAGGTTGCAGTCCGTCTGGGGATCGACCCGCGCCAAGCCAACCAGCAGATCAGGAGTGCTCTAGTTCTTCCCCACGGAATCGGAAAACAGGTTAGAGTGCTGGTTTTTGCCAAAGGGGAAAAGGTTAAAGAAGCGGAAGAGGCAGGCGCAGATTATGTGGGAGCTGAAGACTTAGTGGAAAAGATATCCAAGGAGAATTGGCTAGACTTTGAAGTAGCCATAGCCACACCGGATGTGATGAGTTTGGTCGGAAAGTTGGGTAAAGTATTGGGTCCGAGGGGTCTTATGCCCAGTCCCAAGGTTGGCACCGTCACCTTTGACGTGGCCAGAGCGGTAAGCGAGGCCAAAGCGGGAAGAATAGAAATCAAAAACGATAAAGGGGGAGTGGTTCATGCCCCTATCGGTAAGGTCTCTTTCGGTGCAGCTAAGTTGAGGGAGAACTTTTTAGCTTTCATGGATTCACTCCAAAAGATGAAACCTTCCTCATCTAAAGGCGTATTTATAAGAAAAATCGTGCTCTCCAACACCATGGGACCGGGAATAAAGGTGGATTTTGCGAACGTCCGCGATGAGCTAAAGGGCTTCGAAATCGCGGCCTGA
- a CDS encoding valine--tRNA ligase, whose protein sequence is MEKTHGIELEKTYDPKKVEDRWYRFWLDKEYFHASTSSQKPAFTIVIPPPNVTGSLHIGHALNNTIQDILIRYKRMKGFNTLWIPGTDHAGIATQTVVERELRKQDIKREDLTREEFVRRVWQWKELYGKRIIEQLKRMGASCDWSRERFTMDEGFSLAVREVFVRLYREGLIYRGYYLVNWCPRCGTALSDLEVTREDTKGKLYYLRYPLVSDDGKSPSEKYVVVATTRPETMMGDTAVAVNPNDQRYKDIIGKEVILPVVNRRIPVIADESVDMELGTGALKITPAHDFADFEIGNRHNLPRVQIMDFKGLMNENAGRYARLDRFKSRERIIEDFEREGILEKIEDYSLQLGKCYRCGTVVEPMLSLQWFVKTKPLAEPSIQAVEKGKTRIIPKNWENTYFEWMRNIRDWCISRQIWWGHRIPAWFCKDCNGVTVSVDVPTKCERCGSKNIEQETDVLDTWFSSALWPFGTLGWPEQTKELKIFYPTSVLVTSFDILFFWVARMMMMGLKFMGDVPFRDVYIHALVRDEKGEKMSKTKGNVIDPLDIMDDFGADALRFSLAALAAQGRDIRLSLPIIEGYRNFMNKIWNASRFVFMNLDHDVETTRRVVSTESFLSTPDKWILTRLNRAIKDVEDSLALYEFDKMARQIYQFIWGDFCDWYIELVKPILNGSDVEAKKRTQFVLVEVLSRSLQLLSPIAPFITEELYSRLQDCGFDLKTPDGEVAESIAMSAYPEFNEEEIYQKAFDEIEFIKEIVVGIRNLRAVVGVHPSDKVKIILLPDNDGILEKVRVNADYITNLAGVSRLEFVKDEKPDKAVTQVIEGIQIFLPVEGLVDVEKEVERIKREISKVSKDVELSRKKLSNPDFVERAPEEVVEKEKERFEELSSKKRKMEEVLEKLSEI, encoded by the coding sequence ATGGAAAAGACCCATGGAATCGAGCTGGAGAAAACCTACGATCCTAAGAAGGTAGAGGATAGATGGTATAGGTTCTGGCTCGACAAGGAATATTTTCACGCCTCGACATCCTCCCAGAAACCTGCCTTTACCATAGTGATCCCCCCTCCCAACGTTACCGGTTCTCTCCATATAGGACACGCTCTCAATAATACCATACAGGACATTCTGATTAGATATAAAAGGATGAAGGGCTTCAATACGCTCTGGATTCCCGGGACCGACCATGCCGGGATCGCCACCCAGACGGTGGTAGAGAGGGAGCTTCGTAAGCAGGACATCAAGCGAGAGGACTTGACTAGGGAGGAATTTGTAAGGAGGGTTTGGCAGTGGAAAGAACTTTATGGGAAGAGAATAATCGAGCAGTTGAAGAGAATGGGTGCCTCATGCGATTGGTCCAGGGAAAGATTTACCATGGATGAGGGGTTTTCCCTGGCGGTAAGAGAGGTTTTTGTCAGGCTTTATAGAGAGGGACTTATATATAGAGGTTATTATCTCGTGAACTGGTGCCCCCGTTGCGGCACGGCCCTCTCCGATTTGGAGGTTACCAGGGAAGATACAAAAGGAAAACTATATTACCTGAGATACCCGTTGGTATCTGACGACGGCAAAAGCCCCTCGGAGAAATACGTAGTAGTTGCCACCACTAGGCCGGAGACAATGATGGGTGATACCGCGGTCGCGGTGAACCCGAATGACCAGAGATATAAGGACATCATAGGGAAGGAAGTGATTTTACCGGTAGTGAACAGAAGAATCCCGGTGATTGCCGATGAAAGCGTGGATATGGAGTTAGGGACGGGGGCTTTAAAGATAACCCCGGCGCACGATTTTGCCGATTTTGAGATAGGGAATAGGCATAACCTTCCCCGTGTTCAGATAATGGATTTTAAAGGGCTTATGAATGAAAACGCCGGGAGATATGCCCGGCTTGACCGGTTTAAGTCTAGGGAAAGAATCATAGAAGATTTCGAGAGGGAGGGCATACTTGAAAAAATAGAGGATTACTCACTGCAACTGGGGAAATGCTACAGATGCGGCACCGTGGTAGAGCCAATGCTTTCCCTTCAGTGGTTTGTGAAAACAAAACCCCTAGCCGAGCCCTCGATTCAGGCGGTAGAGAAGGGTAAAACCAGGATTATCCCGAAGAACTGGGAGAATACCTATTTTGAATGGATGAGGAATATTCGTGACTGGTGCATATCCAGACAAATCTGGTGGGGGCACCGGATACCGGCCTGGTTCTGTAAGGATTGTAATGGGGTAACAGTTTCGGTTGACGTGCCGACTAAGTGCGAGCGTTGCGGCTCGAAAAACATAGAGCAGGAGACCGATGTACTGGATACCTGGTTCAGCTCCGCCCTCTGGCCCTTTGGCACGTTGGGCTGGCCCGAGCAAACAAAAGAGCTAAAGATCTTTTATCCGACATCGGTGCTGGTTACCAGCTTTGATATCCTCTTTTTCTGGGTTGCCCGGATGATGATGATGGGGCTAAAGTTTATGGGCGACGTTCCATTCAGGGATGTATATATTCATGCCCTTGTCCGGGATGAGAAAGGGGAGAAGATGAGTAAGACCAAGGGGAACGTGATTGATCCACTTGACATAATGGATGATTTCGGCGCCGACGCCTTGCGATTCAGCCTGGCCGCCCTAGCCGCCCAGGGTAGGGACATTAGGCTTTCCCTTCCGATCATCGAGGGCTACCGTAATTTTATGAACAAGATTTGGAACGCCTCCCGGTTTGTCTTTATGAATTTGGACCACGATGTAGAGACGACCCGACGGGTCGTCTCTACGGAGTCGTTTCTCTCCACGCCCGACAAATGGATTCTCACCAGGCTGAATAGAGCTATAAAGGATGTCGAGGATTCGTTAGCACTTTACGAATTCGACAAGATGGCGCGTCAAATATACCAGTTTATCTGGGGCGATTTCTGCGACTGGTATATAGAGTTAGTAAAGCCAATTCTAAATGGGAGCGATGTGGAAGCAAAAAAGAGAACACAGTTTGTTTTAGTAGAGGTATTATCTCGGTCTTTGCAGCTCCTGAGTCCGATTGCGCCCTTCATCACCGAGGAGCTTTATAGTAGGCTTCAGGATTGCGGGTTTGACCTGAAAACGCCGGATGGCGAGGTTGCCGAGAGCATAGCGATGAGTGCATACCCGGAGTTTAACGAAGAAGAGATTTACCAGAAAGCATTCGATGAAATAGAGTTTATCAAGGAGATCGTGGTTGGTATAAGAAACTTAAGAGCGGTAGTAGGCGTTCATCCCTCGGATAAAGTTAAAATCATTCTCCTTCCCGATAACGACGGCATCTTAGAAAAAGTTAGGGTTAACGCTGATTACATTACTAACCTGGCGGGGGTGTCCAGGCTTGAATTTGTCAAAGATGAAAAACCGGATAAGGCGGTTACCCAGGTAATCGAGGGTATTCAGATATTTCTTCCGGTAGAGGGACTGGTCGATGTGGAAAAGGAAGTCGAGAGAATAAAGCGGGAGATATCCAAGGTTTCAAAGGATGTGGAACTTTCCCGGAAGAAGCTTTCTAATCCGGACTTTGTAGAGCGGGCTCCGGAAGAAGTGGTCGAGAAAGAAAAAGAAAGATTCGAAGAGCTTTCCTCGAAAAAGCGGAAGATGGAGGAAGTGCTCGAAAAGTTGAGTGAGATTTGA
- the rplK gene encoding 50S ribosomal protein L11 — protein sequence MKKVVGEVKLLIPAGKATPSPPVGPALGQRGVNIMEFCKAFNAQTSKMEGLLPAIVTVYADRSFSFVIKTPPVSYLLKKAAGIEKGSGEVPRVKAGKVTRAQVEEIAKTKLEDLNTDDIESARRIVEGTARSMGIEVV from the coding sequence ATGAAAAAAGTGGTTGGAGAAGTGAAACTGTTGATACCTGCCGGCAAAGCGACCCCTTCGCCCCCGGTGGGTCCGGCTCTGGGGCAAAGGGGGGTTAACATAATGGAATTTTGCAAAGCCTTTAACGCACAAACATCGAAGATGGAGGGGTTACTCCCGGCAATAGTAACGGTGTACGCGGATAGGTCCTTTTCCTTCGTAATCAAGACTCCGCCCGTATCCTACTTGCTAAAAAAAGCCGCTGGCATAGAAAAAGGGTCCGGGGAGGTTCCTAGAGTGAAGGCGGGAAAGGTCACTAGAGCTCAGGTCGAAGAGATTGCTAAAACTAAGCTCGAGGACTTGAACACCGATGATATAGAGTCAGCGAGGCGTATAGTAGAGGGGACGGCTAGGAGTATGGGAATCGAAGTTGTTTAG